Within the Deinococcus carri genome, the region CCAGCAGCACCTGCGGAAAGGGAATGCTCGCGAACTGGTGCCAGGAGGTCAGCACGAACACCAGCCGCGCGCCCACCAGCCCCCAGATGATCATCCACAGGATCATGTCGTTGAAGAGGTTCACGTTCAGGCCGCGCTCGCGGGCCAGCCGGGTGCCCACCCACACACCCGCCACGATGCCCAGCGTGATCAGCACGCCATACCAGGCAATCGTGAAATTGCCGATCTGAAGGAATACCGGATCCATAAGTCCTGCGCAGTCTATGCCCTTTGTGACCCCCGGCACCCGGCAAGAAAAAACCCGGCCCCGGAGAGCCGGGCCGGGCGGGGGAGGAAGGGGTCAGGCCCCGATGGCAGGCACGTCTTCGGCCGGGACCACCCGGAACGCGCGCGAGAGCAGCACGCCCAGCTCATAGAGCGCGTAGAGCGGCACGGCGACCAGCAGCATGCTGCCGGGGTCGGGGGTCGGCGTGATGATGGCGGCGAACAGCATGATGCCTACCAGGGCAAAGCGCCAGGCCTTGCGCAGCATCAGGTGGTTCACCAGGCCGATGCGGGTGAGGATGATCGCCAGGATCGGCAGCTCGAAGGCAAGGCCAAAGGCCACCAGAAAGGTCGTGACGGTGCCGATGTAGCTGCCCAGGCTGAGAATCGGCGTGACCGCCCCGCCCAGGAAGTCCAGCAGGAACTTGACCATGCTGGGCAGCACCAGCGTGTAGCCGAACGCCGCGCCCAGCAGGAACGACAGCCCTGCCCCGATGATGAAGGGCAGCGACCAGCGCCGCTCGTGCGGGTACAGCCCCGGCGCGATAAAGGCCCACAGCTGCCACAGGATGAAAGGCAGGGCCAGCGCCAGGCCCGCCCAGAACGACAGGTTGATGCTGAGCATGAACTGGTCGGTGAGGTTCAGCGTGACCAGTTGCACCTTGTCCTGCTGGTACAGGACCGAATAGCGCAGCGGTCCCTTGATCAGCTCGATCAGTTGCAGGCGGTACTGAAAGGCTGCGGCCATCCCGACCGTCAGGAAGACCAGGCTGATGATGATGCGCTTCCGCAGCTCTTCGAGGTGATCGAGCAGCGGCGCGCTCTTGAGGTCCTGTCCCTGCGTCATGCTCCGGCCAGCCTTACGCGCGGTGGTCGCGCTCGGTGACGGTTTCCACTACGCGCCCGTCGGCCGAGCGGGTCACCTCGGTGGTCACGGTGGTCTGCGGGTCGAGGGGGCGGGCGGGCACGTCCGTCACCACGACCTCCTTCACATCGGGGCCGGCGGGGTCGCGGACCTCCTTCTTGAATTCCTTGATGCCCTGGCCCATGCCCTTGCCGAGTTCGGGCAACTTGCGCGCCCCGAAGATCAGGGCGATCACGACGACGATCAGAATCAGTTCCAGCGGTCCGAGTCCCAACATGCCTTCCTCCTTGAGAGATCCGCGCCAGGGGCGGGAAGGAGCCTCTCGTGTCTGCCTGCTTTCAGCCTAGCGCCCCCGAGTGAGGCGCACCGCCTGCCTCATCACAGGTCCTGCTACCTGTGTGTATGCGGTCCTGCACCGTTCGGATCGGCCCCATTCCATAGCGTTTCTTCATGGACTTCCGGCCTGGGAGGGCGGGCAGGGAAGGCCTGACCGTCAGGCAACCGGAACCAGATGGGGTACCGAGCCGTTCGACGGTTTGACCGTTCGACCCCTCCTGTGTGCCGCTCGCAGGAGGCCCCCTCAGATGCTCCAGCCGCCGTCCACCAGCACCTCCTGCCCGGTGATGTACCCGGCCTCGCAGGTGGCGAGAAAGGCGACGGCCGCACCCACCTCGTTGGGCTGCCCGAAGCGGCGGGCGGGAATGCGCTGCTGGAGCCGCTCGGCCTCGGCGGGGTTGCTGTGCAGTGCCCGGAGCCGCTCGGTGGCCGTGTAGCCGGGCGCAACCGTGTTGCAGGTCACGCCGTCGGAGGCGACCTCCAGCGCCAGGGTGCGCAGGTAGTTGGTCACGCCCGCCCGCAGCGCGTTGCTGACCGGCAGGGTGGGCGCGGGCCGCCCCACGGTCAGGCTGGTGACGGCGATGATGCGGCCCCACCCCCGCTCGCGCATGCCCGGCAGCACGGCCTCTGCCAGCCGCACGGTCGAGAGAAAGGTCACGTCGAAGCCCCGCTGCCAGGCCTCCTCCGTGACCTGGCTGGGCAGGCTGGGGGGCGGCCCGCCCGCGTTGCTGACCAGAATATCTACCGGCCCCGCCGCCCTCGCGGCCTCCACCGCTGCGCGCACGCCCTCCGGTGTGCCCACGTCGGCCACCACGCAGCGCGCCCCCAGGGCGTCGGCGGCCGTCCGTAGCGCCGCTTCCCCCCGCGCGGCGACCGTCACGTGTGCGCCCAGCCGCACCAGGGCGTGCGCCGCCGCCAGCCCGATACCCCGGCTGGCCCCGGTGACCAGCGCGTGTTTGCCGTCCAGTCTGAAGAGGGTCATGGGCCAGGGTAATACGGATTCCGCGGTATGAAGCAACAAGCGGGAAAGCACCACAAGGCGGCTCCATACCGCAGAATCCGTCCTTTCTCCGGCTCGCCTCGCTCGGGTTCGAGGTTTATCTGTCCACCTTTCCAGTGGAGTCCGTAGAACAGGCCGTAGAACAGGCGCAGGGCGCGGCTGACGCTGTTCCCGCCGTCTGCCGCCGCAGGGTTGCCCCCCCACTCGCTACACTCAGCCCATGACCTCTTCTGGCCCTGAAGGCATTCCCCCCTACGAGTTCCGGCAGACGCTCGGGCGCTTTGCCAGCGGCGTGACCATCATCACGGCCACGGACGGCCAGGAGCGGCGGGGTATGACGGCCAGCGCCTTCGTGTCGGTCAGCCTGACGCCCCCGCTGGTGCTGGTGAGCGTGGACCACCGCGCCCATATGCACGCCCTGCTCTCGGAAGCCGAGGTCACGCGCTTCGGCGTGAGCGTGCTGAGCAGCGCCCAGCGTCACCTGAGCGACCACTTCGCCGGACGCCCCGGCCCCGAGGAAGCCGTGCCCTGGTTCGACCACGAGGGCCTGCCCCTGATCGGCGGCAGCGTCGCCCAGCTGGTGTGCCGCAAGGAGCAGGTCATTCCCGCCGGCGACCACACCCTCTACCTGGGCTTCGTGGAGTACGCCCGCTACACGGACGACGACCCGCTGCTGTATTTCCGCGGGCAGTACCACGAGCTGGGGTAGAGGTGAGGTGCGCGGGATGCAGTGTGCAGTGCGCGGGAGAGACGAACGGCGTACCACGTACCGCGCACCGCGTACCCTCCTTCCATGCCCCCCTTCCTTCTCCAGCTTCTGATTGCCCTGGCGCTGGTCGGCCTGACCTTTGCCGTGTCGTACCCGCTGGAGGTGGGGGGTGGGCGGAGCGTGGACATGCTGGACGCCTTCCTGCTGGTGTTCGCGCTGGTCAACCTGCGCTTGAGCTGGGGTGCGGCGAACCTGGCGAACGGGGGCCGCGCGCCTGCCTGGTTCGTGCTGGTGGGGCTGCTGACGGCGGCGCTGATCACCTACGCGATGATGGGGGCACTGACGCCGCGCTGACGGCTGTGGGCCGGGTGCCGTCGAGGTTCTGCGCGGCCCGTTCGAGCGCGGCGTAGGCCCCGCCACGGGCACGCAGGGTGGCGGGCGGGCCGTCCTCGACCACCCGTCCGCCGGCCAGCACAAGCACCCGGTCGGCCCCACGGGCCAGGCTCAGGCGGTGGGTCACGATCAGGGCGGTGCGCCCGCGCATCAGTTCATCCAGCGCGACGACCACCAGGGCCTCGCTCTCGGCGTCCACGGCGCTCGTCGGCTCGTCGAGCAGCAGCACGGCAGGCCGGGCGAGCAGCGTCCGCGCGATGGCGAGGCGCTGGCGCTGGCCCCCCGACAGCCGCACGCCGCGCTCGCCCACCACGGTGCCCAGCCCCTCCGGCAGCGCCCGCACGAAGTCCAGCGCGTGGGCGGCCTTCAGGGCGGCCTCGACCTCCGCCAGGCTCGCATCGGGCCGCGCGTAGCGCACGTTTTCCAGCACCGTGTCGTGAAAGAGGAAGGTGTCCTGCGGCATGGTGACGGCGTGGGAACGCAGGCTCTCCAGCGTCACGTCGCGCACGTCCACCCCGTCGAGCGTGACCCGCCCGGAGAGGGGGTCGTAGCCGCGCGTGACCAGCGACAGCAGGGTGCTTTTGCCCGCGCCCGATTCGCCCAGAATCGCCACCCGCTGCCCTGCCGGGATGGTCAGCGTCACGTCCCGCAGCACGGGCCGGGCGGGGTCGTAGCCGAAGGTCACGTCCTCGAAACGCAGCTCGCCGCGCACGGGTTCGGGGAGGGGGCGCGCGCCGGGACGCTCGGTGACAGCCACGGGCGCGTCCAGTACCTCGAAGACCCGGCGGCCGCTCGCCTCGGCCCGTTGCAGCAGGTCGCCGATATTCACCAGGTCGTCGATGGGGCCGTAGAAATAGCGCCCGTAGCCGCGGTAGGCCAGCAGCCCGCCCAGCGTGAACTGCCCGGCCATGATCAGCCACGCGCCACCCCCCAGCATGATCACGTTCCCCAGGTTCGCCACGAAGCGGGCCAGCGGAAAGGCCCGGTTTCGTAGCGCCACCGCCCGCACCTGCTCGGCGTAGAGCGCCTGCCCCAGCGCCTCGACGCGGCGTGTTTCCGCCCCCTCGCGCGCGAAGCCCTGCACCACCCGGATGCCCCCCAGGCGGTCGGTGATCAGTGCCGAGAGGTCGCCCAGGCGGGTCCGCGCCGCGCGGTAGGCGGGCCGCACCGTCTGCCCGTAGCGGCGCAGCATCAGGGCAACCGCCAGCATGGGCAGCGTGACCAGCACTCCCAGCAGGGGTTGCAGCGCGATGAAGATGCCGATCACCCCCACGATCCGCAGCGCGTTCGCCAGCACCGCGTCCGTGCCGCGCACCAGCACGTCCTGAAGGCCGTCCACGTCGCCCGTCACCCGCGCGATCAGGTCCCCGGTGCGCTGCGTCTCGAAGTACGCCGCCGACTGCCCTTGAAGCTTGCGGTAGACGCTCAGCCGCAGGTCCAGCGTGAGCTGCTGCCCCGCCCGCTCCAGCAGCAGGCCCCGCCACGCCGACAGCAGTTGTTGCACGGCGAACACCCCGACCAGCAGGGCGAGCTGCCCCCCGATAAAGCGCCAGTCGCGCGCCGGCAGGCCACGGTCCACCACCCGGCTCCACACCAGTGGCGGGTACAGCTCGGCCACCACGCTGCCCACCAGCAGTGCCAGCCCCAGCAGGACCGTGCGGCGGTAGGGCATCAGCAGCCCATACAGGCGGCGGAGCACTGGCGGGGCGGCGGGGTCAGCCGGTGGGGCAGTCACCCGCGCAGGCTAGCTCCCCGCTCACGGTCAGACGGCGAGGGGGCACTCTATGCTGCCCCCATGACTGCCCCCGCTTCCCCCACTGACGGCCGCCCGACCGATGAGCGCGTGCCCGTCATCGTCATCGGCGGCTTTCTGGGGGCGGGCAAGACCACGCTGGTCAACCACCTGATCCGTTCGCTACCCCACCGCCTGGGGGTCATCGTCAACGAGTTCGGGCAGACGGGTGTGGACGGTGGCCTGGTCGAGCGTTTGCAGGACGACGTGACCGAACTCGCGGCGGGTTGCCTGTGCTGCACGGGCCGCGACGACCTGCTGCGCGCGCTCGTGACCATTAGTCTGCGGGAGCGGAAGCCCGACGCCGTGCTGGTCGAACTCAGCGGCGTGGCAGACCCCACCCCGGTGCTGACCACGCTGCTGGACCGCTCCGTCCGCGCGGCCTTCCGCGTGACCACCCTTGTCGCGGTGGTGGATGCCCGCCACGTCCTCCAGACCCTGCGTGACCACCCGGAAGCCGCGCGGCAACTCGCCTACGCGAACGTCATCGTGCTGAACAAGACCGACCTGGCCGACCCGGTGCTGCTCGACCACGCCGAGGGGGTGCTGCGCGGCGTGAACCCCCTGGCGCGCGTGGTGCGGGTGGAGCGGGCGCAACTCGACGCCGATGCCCTCCTCGCCCGCGACGACTTCGACCCCCGGGTGCTGGACGGGGCCGAACCCACGGCGCACACCCCCGGCCTGACCTCCTTCACCCTGCGCGCCGCCTCGCCCCTCGACCCCTACCGCTGGCAGCGCTTCATGACCGACTTCATCCTCTCGCGCCCCGCCGAGGTGCTGCGGGTGAAGGGCTTCCTGAGCCTGCACGGCTACCCCCAGCGGGTGCTGTTCCAGGCGGTACGCGACCTCTTCACCGCCGACGCCTGGGACGAGGCGGACGGACAGACCGAACTGGTCTTCATCGGGCGGGGGCTGGAGCGGGCAGAGTACGCGGCGGCGTTCGCGGAGTGCGTGACGGAAACGGAGCCGGCGTAAGCGTCTGCCTTATCCTCCCCCCATGACCCTGCACCCCGACCTGCACCTGCCCACCCCCGACGAACTGGACCGCCTGACCCCGGAGGAACTCGCCGGGCGGCTGAGCGGCCTCTCGGGCACGCTGGGCGAACGCCTGGGCATCCAGCTTCTGACGGCTGGCCGCGAGCGCCTGACCGCCCGGATGCCGGTGGAGGGCAACCGCCAGCCCGCCGGGCGGCTGCACGGCGGCGCGAGCCTCGCCCTGGCCGAGGAACTCGCCAGCATCGGCACCTGGCTGAATCTGGACGTGCGCCGTCAGGTGGGCGTCGGCGTGGACGTGAGCGGCACCCACGTGCGCGGCGTGACCGGCGGTTTCGTCACCGCCGAGGCGAACCTCGCCTACCGCGGCCGCACGGTGATGGTCTGGACGGTGGAAGTGCAGGACGAACGCGGAAGGACGACGACCCTGGCGCGGTGTACCTGCAATGTGGTGACGCATGCAGGAGGCTGAAGGCCGAAAGCGGATGGCAGAAGGCTGACCAACGCTTTTGGCCTTCAGCCATTTGCCATCAGCCTTCTGCCTCCCCGAAGCCCGCCAGTGCCCCCGGCTCCAGCAACCAGTCGTCCTCCCGCTTTTGCGCCTGTCCGGCCTGGGCCATGCGGTTGAGTTCGGCCTCCACCCGCTGCCCCACGCGGCGCAGGGGCATGTCGTCCGCGCCCTCCACGCCGCGCCAGGTCAGGAAGGCGCGGTGAAAGGCGGGCAGGGCGTCCAGGCCCACGCGGGTTTCGAGGTCACGCCAGGAGAGGGGAGAGGCGGTCATGGTCCCCGTTCTACCCTGCCCCCGCCCCACGTACAATGGCCGGCATGACGGACGCCGCCTCTCCTGACGGTGCTGGCCCGAATGGCGCTGGCCCCGACCTGCCCCCGGAGCTTGCCCGGCACCTGGAGGCGCTGGGCGGGCAACTGGTCTGGCGCATCGGCAAGGACGAGCTGAGCGACGACGTGGTGGTGCGGCTGGGGTACGCCTCGGCCACCCCCCGCTTCGCGCACCTGCCCCGGCTGCGCAGCGTGGCCGACACCGAGTTGCAGGCGGCCCTCAGCGAAAACCGCGTGGTGATCGAATGGGTGGACTGATTCCGGCGTGGTGATCGAGGCGCAGCAGAGCTTTACCCTCACCCATCCCGGCGGGCGGGCGGCGGCGCTGGCGTTCGTGCGGGACGCGGGGGCGGCCCTCTCCCGCGTCCGCTTCCTGCGTGACCTGCGCGGCGACCGCGAGGGCGTGACCGGCGAACTGGTCGTGCCCGTTCCCGTGCTGGGCGAGGTGGACCTGCCCTTTCGCAGCCGCCTGACCGTCACGCCGGACGGCGCGGCCCTCACGCCCGAACCCCTGGCCGGCGAGCGGGCCTGGGTGGAGGTGGCCGGCCAAGCCGGCGTGGATGAGGTCGGGGCCGTCACCTTCCACTTCCATTTCCGCGCCCACCTCACGCTGCCCCAGGCCGAGGGCTGGGGTGGGGCCGCCTTCGAGAAGATGGTGCGGGCGGCGGCGGGGCGCACGCTGGAGCGTGTGGCGGGCGAGTTGCCGGTCGGGATCGGGGCGGCGATGGGGGCGGGGCGGGGACAACCGTAGAGCGGAAAGCCTGGACTATTCGGCCCCACGTGGAGACAGCCACACATGTGTGGCGAGGGTCCCCAGAACGCTTGCCACCTGTTCACGAATGGCGGCATCGGCAATCAGCCCCTCCGCGCCGATGCTCTGCCGCGCCACCGGAATCCGGGTGCAGGCGGCCTCGACAATGACCGTGCCTGTGTAGCCAAGGACGCGGCGCAGGGAGGCGTGGGCATCCGCGGCCCCGGTAGGCGAGGCCGTCCCGGCGGCATTGATCCAGGCTGCGGGCATGCAGTAGGTTTCTCCCCCGCCCACGGTCCAGTCCAGCAGGTTCTTGAACGACCCCGGAAGTGCCCCGGCGTACTCGGGGGTCGAGAACAGCAGGGCATCTGCCGCTGCGAGGGCCGCCCGCAGGTCACGAACGGCGGGATGGAGGGAGCCTTGGTCATCGTCGGGGTTGAAATGCGGCAGTTGTCCCAGGCCCGTATAGAGTACGGCGTTGACGCCCATAGGGGCGACCGCCTGCGCCGTTTGCAGCAGCGCGGTGTTGGTTGACCCAGCCCGCAAGCTGCCCGAAATCATCAGGATGGTCACGGGGTTCATGGAGGCCCAGCCTAACGCTCCCCGTCCCGCATCGCTGCCTTTCGTCCTTTCGCCGGGCGGGGCGGGTGGAGTAGGCTGCCCCTGTCCCGCCCTCACGCGAGCGGCGGACCGTGTGGGGACCGCAGCGACATCCCTCTCCAGGTGGTTCTGTGAGACGCCCCCCCGCGCGTGCAAGGAGCGAAGATGCGGAAGTTTTACACGTCGGAGTCGGTCTCGGAAGGCCACCCGGACAAGCTGGCGGATTTCATCTCGGACTCGCTGCTCGACGAGTTTCTGCGGCAGGAACCCGGAAGCCGCGTGGCGGTCGAGACGCTGCTGACCACCGGCATGGCGGTCGTGGCGGGCGAGGTGTCGGCGCGTGACGCGCGGGTGGACGTGCAAAAAACAGTGCGCGACGCCGTGATGAAGGTGGGCTACACCCGCGCCAACTACGGCTTCGACGCCGAGTACAGCGCCGTGCTGGTGTCCATCCACGAACAGAGTCCGGAAATCGCCGGGGGCGTGAACTTCTCCGAGGAATGGCGCGGGATGAGCGAGGAGGAACGCGCCCGCCCCGAGAATGCCTACAGCCGCATCGGCGCGGGCGACCAGGGCCTGATGTTCGGCTACGCGACCGACGAGACGCCCGAGCTGATGCCGCTGCCCATCAGCCTCGCGCACCGGCTCACGCGCCGCCTGGCCGAGCTGCGCAAGGCGGGCACGCTGCCCTACCTGCGCCCCGACGCCAAGGCCCAGGTGACGGTGGTGCGCGACGGCGAGCCGCACGAGGCGACCGAGACGTTCGTGGACACCATCGTTATCAGCACCCAGCACAGCGAGGGCGTGACGCAGGAGCAAATCGCGGCGGACATGCTCGAACACGTCATCCGCCCGGTGATTCCCGCCGAACTGCTCACCTCCGGCACCAACTACTTCATCAACCCCAGCGGCCGCTTCGTGATTGGTGGGCCGCACGGCGACACCGGCCTGACCGGGCGCAAGATCATCGTGGACACCTACGGCGGCGCGGTGCCCCACGGCGGCGGGGCCTTCTCCGGCAAGGACCCCACGAAGGTGGACCGTTCGGCGGCCTACTACGCCCGCTACATCGCCAAGAACATCGTGGCGGCGGGGCTGGCGCGGCGGGCGCTGGTCGAGGTGGCCTACGCCATCGGGCGCGCGCATCCCGTGTCCTTGCGGGTGGACACCTACGGCACCGGCACCGTCAGCGACGAGCGCCTGGCCGAACTGGTGCGCGAACACTTCGACGCCCGCCCCCAGGCCATCATCGCGGAGCTGGACCTCCAGCGGCCCATCTACGCCCAGACCGCCGCCTACGGTCACTTCGGCCGCCCCGAGTTCCCCTGGGAGCAGACGGACAAGGCAGAAGTGCTGCGCCGCGCCGCCGGGGAGCTGAAGCAGGAAGCCTGACGCCCTGAAGTGGGGAGGCCGGGGAGTGGGTGCCCCGGCCTCTGTCGTGTGGCTGTCACGCTGCTTGCGATTCAGGCACCGGTGAGCTATGAGCCGTGAGCTATGAACCAGCACGTAGGGAGCCTGCGCTTTGGCGTCAGCCATCTTTTTCATAGCCCATAGCTCACCGCTTTGCCCCGGCCCTCAGCCTTCCGCCTTCTGCCCTCTGCCTTCTTCCCGCTCGGCGTACACGTCCGCGAACATGCGCCGCAGGGCCGCCGCGCTCGCCCGCGGCACCATCTCGCTGATGTCGCCGCCGTAGCTGGCGATTTCCTTGACCATCGTGGAGCTGACAAAGCTCCAGCGGGTCGCGGCCATGATGAACACCGTCTCCACCTCGCCAATCTGCCGGTTGAGGTGGGCGATCTGGAGTTCGTACTCGTAGTCGCTCACCGCGCGCAGGCCCCGGATGATGATGCCTTTTTGCTGCTGGCGCATGTAGTCCACCAGCAGGCCGCTGAAGCTGTCCACGCTGACGTTCGGCAGGTGCGCGGTGGCCTCGTGCAGGGTTGCCAGCCGTTCCTCCAGGGTGAACAGGTGGCGGCCCTGCTTGCGGGCGTTGTGCATCACGGTGACGGTCACGTGGTCGAAGATGCGCGCGGCCCGCGTCAGCACGTCCATATGGCCGCTGGTGACGGGGTCGAAGGAGCCGGGAAAGACGGCGTTCATGCGGGTCCGATGTTATCCCCTGCGCCGCCGTCCCGCACATACAGCGTCAGGGTATTGCTGCCGTACACCCGCTCCTCGCGCATCCAGCCGGGTTCATCCGGGAGGTGGGTGCGGTCGGGATGCTGCGCCACCAGCAGGCCGCCGGGCGCGACCACTCCCGAGGCGAGCAGCTTCTGCGTCAGCGTGGGGATGTCCTGCACGTAGGGCGGGTCGCTGAACACCACGCCGAACTCGCCCAGGCGTGCCAGCAGGGCCAGCGCGTCGCCCTTCAGCAGGCGGACGGGCAGCCCCAGCAGGCGGCTGTTCTCCTCCAGCGCGCGGACGGCGCGGGCGTCCTTTTCGATCAGCGTCACGTCGTAGCCCCGGCTGGCGGCCTCCAGCCCCACCGCGCCGCTGCCGCCGTGCAGGTCCAGAAAGGTGCCGGACGGTGCCCGGAAAGCCAGCAGGTCGAAAAGGCTCTTGCGGATGCGCGCGCCGCTGGGCCGGGCGCTGTCGGGGACTTTCAGGGCGCGGCCTTTGGCGCTGCCGCCCAGGATTCGGACGCTCACGCAAGGCAGGGTAACGCAAACGCGCCCCGCGCCGCTGAGGGCCGGGGCGTGCTTGCCGCGATAGAGGGGCTACATCTTCGGCATCTGCACGGCGGTACAGGCCACGCCCGGGTCGGCGGGGGTGCCCTGGGTGTCGCTTGCGGTGTGGACGTTGAAGTACGTGGCATTCATCACGTCGGCGCGGGGGGCGCTGCCCATCAGTGTCAGCATGCCGCTGGCGTCGGTCATGCCCACGATCTTGCTGCTCATGATGGCCGGGCCGCCGCTGCTGCACGGGTTGGTACTGGCTGTCCCCTGGTTGTGATAGTGCGCGACATAGTTCTGGTTGGGTTTCAGCCCCATGACTTTCGCCTCGGTCATCACACTGTCGCCGGAGACCTTGCTCATGACCGTTCCGGTGGGGTTCAGGTCCCCCGCCGCCGGCTGCTTGCCGAGGGTGTAGGGGCTGCCGGGCAGCATCATGGTGCAGGACGCGAGAACGAGGGGAAGCGCCAGCGCGGAAAACTTCTTCATGGGTAATCCTCCCTGAATCGGTCGAACTTGAATAAGGTGAACTGCGGGTAGTGTGTCCATAGCCCGGAGAGGCACAGTGTCGGCCACCACGCAATATGGAAGAAATGTAAAGAGGTGCCAGTTTGCCCCAGTTCCCCCTCCAGTCCCGAACTATCCAGGAGTCCACATGTGCCCCACTGCTTCTCCAGCCCCCCTTTCCCCCCAGGCGTTAGAGCGGCGCTCCGTTGCGTGGCCGCATGTCTCAGGCGTCCACTCCACTTCGCGCCGCGCTTTTTGCGCTTCTCGCTTCGCTCGGAAAGGTTGCCAAAAGGCGGCAACCTTTCTGCGCCCCACCCTAGA harbors:
- a CDS encoding ABC transporter ATP-binding protein, whose product is MTAPPADPAAPPVLRRLYGLLMPYRRTVLLGLALLVGSVVAELYPPLVWSRVVDRGLPARDWRFIGGQLALLVGVFAVQQLLSAWRGLLLERAGQQLTLDLRLSVYRKLQGQSAAYFETQRTGDLIARVTGDVDGLQDVLVRGTDAVLANALRIVGVIGIFIALQPLLGVLVTLPMLAVALMLRRYGQTVRPAYRAARTRLGDLSALITDRLGGIRVVQGFAREGAETRRVEALGQALYAEQVRAVALRNRAFPLARFVANLGNVIMLGGGAWLIMAGQFTLGGLLAYRGYGRYFYGPIDDLVNIGDLLQRAEASGRRVFEVLDAPVAVTERPGARPLPEPVRGELRFEDVTFGYDPARPVLRDVTLTIPAGQRVAILGESGAGKSTLLSLVTRGYDPLSGRVTLDGVDVRDVTLESLRSHAVTMPQDTFLFHDTVLENVRYARPDASLAEVEAALKAAHALDFVRALPEGLGTVVGERGVRLSGGQRQRLAIARTLLARPAVLLLDEPTSAVDAESEALVVVALDELMRGRTALIVTHRLSLARGADRVLVLAGGRVVEDGPPATLRARGGAYAALERAAQNLDGTRPTAVSAASVPPSSRR
- a CDS encoding flavin reductase family protein is translated as MTSSGPEGIPPYEFRQTLGRFASGVTIITATDGQERRGMTASAFVSVSLTPPLVLVSVDHRAHMHALLSEAEVTRFGVSVLSSAQRHLSDHFAGRPGPEEAVPWFDHEGLPLIGGSVAQLVCRKEQVIPAGDHTLYLGFVEYARYTDDDPLLYFRGQYHELG
- a CDS encoding SDR family oxidoreductase, with the translated sequence MTLFRLDGKHALVTGASRGIGLAAAHALVRLGAHVTVAARGEAALRTAADALGARCVVADVGTPEGVRAAVEAARAAGPVDILVSNAGGPPPSLPSQVTEEAWQRGFDVTFLSTVRLAEAVLPGMRERGWGRIIAVTSLTVGRPAPTLPVSNALRAGVTNYLRTLALEVASDGVTCNTVAPGYTATERLRALHSNPAEAERLQQRIPARRFGQPNEVGAAVAFLATCEAGYITGQEVLVDGGWSI
- a CDS encoding DUF3809 domain-containing protein, giving the protein MVIEAQQSFTLTHPGGRAAALAFVRDAGAALSRVRFLRDLRGDREGVTGELVVPVPVLGEVDLPFRSRLTVTPDGAALTPEPLAGERAWVEVAGQAGVDEVGAVTFHFHFRAHLTLPQAEGWGGAAFEKMVRAAAGRTLERVAGELPVGIGAAMGAGRGQP
- the metK gene encoding methionine adenosyltransferase, with product MRKFYTSESVSEGHPDKLADFISDSLLDEFLRQEPGSRVAVETLLTTGMAVVAGEVSARDARVDVQKTVRDAVMKVGYTRANYGFDAEYSAVLVSIHEQSPEIAGGVNFSEEWRGMSEEERARPENAYSRIGAGDQGLMFGYATDETPELMPLPISLAHRLTRRLAELRKAGTLPYLRPDAKAQVTVVRDGEPHEATETFVDTIVISTQHSEGVTQEQIAADMLEHVIRPVIPAELLTSGTNYFINPSGRFVIGGPHGDTGLTGRKIIVDTYGGAVPHGGGAFSGKDPTKVDRSAAYYARYIAKNIVAAGLARRALVEVAYAIGRAHPVSLRVDTYGTGTVSDERLAELVREHFDARPQAIIAELDLQRPIYAQTAAYGHFGRPEFPWEQTDKAEVLRRAAGELKQEA
- a CDS encoding NADPH-dependent FMN reductase codes for the protein MNPVTILMISGSLRAGSTNTALLQTAQAVAPMGVNAVLYTGLGQLPHFNPDDDQGSLHPAVRDLRAALAAADALLFSTPEYAGALPGSFKNLLDWTVGGGETYCMPAAWINAAGTASPTGAADAHASLRRVLGYTGTVIVEAACTRIPVARQSIGAEGLIADAAIREQVASVLGTLATHVWLSPRGAE
- a CDS encoding RsmD family RNA methyltransferase, coding for MSVRILGGSAKGRALKVPDSARPSGARIRKSLFDLLAFRAPSGTFLDLHGGSGAVGLEAASRGYDVTLIEKDARAVRALEENSRLLGLPVRLLKGDALALLARLGEFGVVFSDPPYVQDIPTLTQKLLASGVVAPGGLLVAQHPDRTHLPDEPGWMREERVYGSNTLTLYVRDGGAGDNIGPA
- a CDS encoding PaaI family thioesterase, with amino-acid sequence MTLHPDLHLPTPDELDRLTPEELAGRLSGLSGTLGERLGIQLLTAGRERLTARMPVEGNRQPAGRLHGGASLALAEELASIGTWLNLDVRRQVGVGVDVSGTHVRGVTGGFVTAEANLAYRGRTVMVWTVEVQDERGRTTTLARCTCNVVTHAGG
- a CDS encoding DUF3248 domain-containing protein, translating into MTDAASPDGAGPNGAGPDLPPELARHLEALGGQLVWRIGKDELSDDVVVRLGYASATPRFAHLPRLRSVADTELQAALSENRVVIEWVD
- a CDS encoding GTP-binding protein; protein product: MTAPASPTDGRPTDERVPVIVIGGFLGAGKTTLVNHLIRSLPHRLGVIVNEFGQTGVDGGLVERLQDDVTELAAGCLCCTGRDDLLRALVTISLRERKPDAVLVELSGVADPTPVLTTLLDRSVRAAFRVTTLVAVVDARHVLQTLRDHPEAARQLAYANVIVLNKTDLADPVLLDHAEGVLRGVNPLARVVRVERAQLDADALLARDDFDPRVLDGAEPTAHTPGLTSFTLRAASPLDPYRWQRFMTDFILSRPAEVLRVKGFLSLHGYPQRVLFQAVRDLFTADAWDEADGQTELVFIGRGLERAEYAAAFAECVTETEPA
- the tatC gene encoding twin-arginine translocase subunit TatC, whose product is MTQGQDLKSAPLLDHLEELRKRIIISLVFLTVGMAAAFQYRLQLIELIKGPLRYSVLYQQDKVQLVTLNLTDQFMLSINLSFWAGLALALPFILWQLWAFIAPGLYPHERRWSLPFIIGAGLSFLLGAAFGYTLVLPSMVKFLLDFLGGAVTPILSLGSYIGTVTTFLVAFGLAFELPILAIILTRIGLVNHLMLRKAWRFALVGIMLFAAIITPTPDPGSMLLVAVPLYALYELGVLLSRAFRVVPAEDVPAIGA
- the coaD gene encoding pantetheine-phosphate adenylyltransferase, with protein sequence MNAVFPGSFDPVTSGHMDVLTRAARIFDHVTVTVMHNARKQGRHLFTLEERLATLHEATAHLPNVSVDSFSGLLVDYMRQQQKGIIIRGLRAVSDYEYELQIAHLNRQIGEVETVFIMAATRWSFVSSTMVKEIASYGGDISEMVPRASAAALRRMFADVYAEREEGRGQKAEG
- a CDS encoding twin-arginine translocase TatA/TatE family subunit, with protein sequence MGLGPLELILIVVVIALIFGARKLPELGKGMGQGIKEFKKEVRDPAGPDVKEVVVTDVPARPLDPQTTVTTEVTRSADGRVVETVTERDHRA